In the Topomyia yanbarensis strain Yona2022 chromosome 3, ASM3024719v1, whole genome shotgun sequence genome, one interval contains:
- the LOC131693139 gene encoding zinc finger Y-chromosomal protein-like isoform X2, whose protein sequence is MESKCKFRCCVPRCTSKYYRKERRDTHFFGLPNPQRLHAVHTKRLAQMRLNAWRNVISSTVSTKAKICNKHFVSGAPSPLTDTANVDWIPSLFMTNDGVDGYRESLMSKLHEGIPVSILDEDTSSKPLNNVDAANDSSSCEEPDDGEVQQIEQESIPDSTDLGQTILIDEIHYSADDSNEPNDPADSGGVNPENQEASEEVSEIKEEEIEIQASDFSSGLEDQAKDPIASEPTDANEDETEVIDDGESTNSSEETLSADETAQHISDHAYHQKQAETKKLKVAKRNIAKLNVAKSKERIHDQKQVLPQNIQGLLRTHKSLHLCLECGERFKSMFTYLKHHSNHTHSKENYLSCQYCAQKFQFEADRQNHLMCHTKLEAFTCCVCNFKVYSAGQYFNHLDIHRLPNIYYKCKICTLRFSSCKQLDAHLLAIHPLQNVINKNLARTVYICFHCGWIEKTWGGLTLHMRQHSGPFQCQYCSSTLDDSEKFAKHASTVHNDRGELTYYRCTNASCTKEFVSLRKLQMHESDCLPQGGEYQCEICLQNYRELDHLASHIRLHEILSNEAQNKSCTECRFETISPAAYAQHMVEIHGFRDTVAALEKYYLRASNMLDLPYGGVAAASMKAASDKNKKQKK, encoded by the exons ATGGAATCAAAATGTAAATTCCGATGTTGTGTTCCCCGGTGTACATCGAAATACTACCGCAAAGAGCGTAGAGACACACATTTCTTTGGCCTTCCCAACCCTCAACGCCTTCATGCTGTTCACACCAAAAGGCTAGCACAAATGCGTTTGAATGCCTGGAGAAATGTAATATCTTCGACCGTTTCTACAAAAGCAAAAATCTGCAATAAGCACTTCGTTTCGG GTGCACCCTCGCCGCTAACAGATACAGCGAATGTCGATTGGATACCAAGTCTGTTCATGACGAACGACGGAGTCGATGGATATCGTGAATCATTGATGTCCAAGCTGCACGAGGGAATTCCAGTTTCGATTTTGGACGAGG ATACTTCTAGTAAACCTCTCAACAACGTTGATGCCGCCAACGATTCCAGCAGCTGTGAGGAACCTGACGATGGCGAAGTTCAGCAGATCGAGCAAGAATCGATACCGGACAGTACAGACTTAGGCCAAACTATTTTGATCGATGAAATTCATTACAGTGCCGACGATTCAAACGAACCTAACGATCCAGCTGATTCGGGTGGGGTAAATCCGGAAAATCAAGAAGCATCTGAAGAAGTGTCGGAAATTaaagaagaagaaattgaaATTCAGGCTTCAGATTTCTCGTCGGGCCTTGAAGACCAGGCCAAGGATCCAATAGCTAGTGAACCAACTGATGCAAACGAAGATGAGACAGAAGTGATAGACGATGGAGAAAGTACCAATTCCTCAGAGGAGACTCTGTCAGCCGATGAAACTGCTCAACACATTTCAGACCATGCGTATCATCAGAAGCAGGCCGAAACAAAGAAGCTCAAAGTTGCAAAGCGCAACATTGCAAAGCTCAACGTTGCAAAGTCCAAGGAACGCATTCATGACCAAAAACAAGTGCTACCACAAAACATACAGGGACTTCTCCGTACACATAAATCCCTACATCTGTGCTTGGAATGTGGCGAACGATTTAAGTCGATGTTTACATATCTGAAACATCACAGCAATCACACGCATTCCAAAGAAAACTATCTGAGCTGCCAATACTGCGCCCAAAAGTTTCAGTTTGAAGCGGATCGTCAAAACCACCTAATGTGTCATACCAAACTGGAAGCTTTCACGTGTTGCGTCTGCAATTTTAAGGTCTACTCTGCTGGTCAGTATTTCAATCATTTGGACATACATCGTTTACCGAATATCTATTACAAGTGTAAGATTTGTACGTTGAGATTCTCCAGTTGCAAGCAACTCGATGCGCATTTGCTGGCCATTCATCCACTACAAAATGTGATCAACAAAAATCTTGCTCGCACTGTGTACATTTGCTTTCACTGTGGTTGGATCGAGAAAACGTGGGGTGGCTTGACG CTTCACATGCGCCAACATTCGGGTCCCTTTCAATGTCAGTACTGCTCGAGCACACTGGATGACAGCGAAAAGTTTGCCAAGCACGCATCAACCGTTCACAATGATCGAGGCGAACTGACCTACTATCGGTGTACGAATGCGTCCTGTACGAAGGAATTTGTCTCATTACGGAAACTACAAATGCACGAATCTGACTGCTTACCGCAAGGTGGTGAGTACCAGTGtgaaatttgtttacaaaactACCGCGAATTGGATCACTTAGCTAGCCACATCCGACTGCACGAGATTCTGTCCAACGAGGCGCAAAACAAATCGTGTACGGAATGTCGATTTGAAACCATCAGCCCAGCTGCCTATGCACAGCACATGGTCGAAATCCATGGCTTCCGGGATACGGTTGCTGCGCTGGAGAAGTATTATCTGCGAGCCTCGAATATGTTGGATTTACCCTATGGCGGCGTGGCAGCCGCTAGTATGAAGGCTGCTTCCGATAAGAATAAGAAGCAGAAAAAGTAG
- the LOC131693139 gene encoding zinc finger X-chromosomal protein-like isoform X1: MESKCKFRCCVPRCTSKYYRKERRDTHFFGLPNPQRLHAVHTKRLAQMRLNAWRNVISSTVSTKAKICNKHFVSGAPSPLTDTANVDWIPSLFMTNDGVDGYRESLMSKLHEGIPVSILDEDSALNSDNSTQSSTDNEIEKERDPIVDTSSKPLNNVDAANDSSSCEEPDDGEVQQIEQESIPDSTDLGQTILIDEIHYSADDSNEPNDPADSGGVNPENQEASEEVSEIKEEEIEIQASDFSSGLEDQAKDPIASEPTDANEDETEVIDDGESTNSSEETLSADETAQHISDHAYHQKQAETKKLKVAKRNIAKLNVAKSKERIHDQKQVLPQNIQGLLRTHKSLHLCLECGERFKSMFTYLKHHSNHTHSKENYLSCQYCAQKFQFEADRQNHLMCHTKLEAFTCCVCNFKVYSAGQYFNHLDIHRLPNIYYKCKICTLRFSSCKQLDAHLLAIHPLQNVINKNLARTVYICFHCGWIEKTWGGLTLHMRQHSGPFQCQYCSSTLDDSEKFAKHASTVHNDRGELTYYRCTNASCTKEFVSLRKLQMHESDCLPQGGEYQCEICLQNYRELDHLASHIRLHEILSNEAQNKSCTECRFETISPAAYAQHMVEIHGFRDTVAALEKYYLRASNMLDLPYGGVAAASMKAASDKNKKQKK, translated from the exons ATGGAATCAAAATGTAAATTCCGATGTTGTGTTCCCCGGTGTACATCGAAATACTACCGCAAAGAGCGTAGAGACACACATTTCTTTGGCCTTCCCAACCCTCAACGCCTTCATGCTGTTCACACCAAAAGGCTAGCACAAATGCGTTTGAATGCCTGGAGAAATGTAATATCTTCGACCGTTTCTACAAAAGCAAAAATCTGCAATAAGCACTTCGTTTCGG GTGCACCCTCGCCGCTAACAGATACAGCGAATGTCGATTGGATACCAAGTCTGTTCATGACGAACGACGGAGTCGATGGATATCGTGAATCATTGATGTCCAAGCTGCACGAGGGAATTCCAGTTTCGATTTTGGACGAGG ATTCTGCACTAAATTCGGATAACAGTACTCAGAGTAGTACCGACAACGAAATAGAAAAGGAACGTGATCCGATAGTAG ATACTTCTAGTAAACCTCTCAACAACGTTGATGCCGCCAACGATTCCAGCAGCTGTGAGGAACCTGACGATGGCGAAGTTCAGCAGATCGAGCAAGAATCGATACCGGACAGTACAGACTTAGGCCAAACTATTTTGATCGATGAAATTCATTACAGTGCCGACGATTCAAACGAACCTAACGATCCAGCTGATTCGGGTGGGGTAAATCCGGAAAATCAAGAAGCATCTGAAGAAGTGTCGGAAATTaaagaagaagaaattgaaATTCAGGCTTCAGATTTCTCGTCGGGCCTTGAAGACCAGGCCAAGGATCCAATAGCTAGTGAACCAACTGATGCAAACGAAGATGAGACAGAAGTGATAGACGATGGAGAAAGTACCAATTCCTCAGAGGAGACTCTGTCAGCCGATGAAACTGCTCAACACATTTCAGACCATGCGTATCATCAGAAGCAGGCCGAAACAAAGAAGCTCAAAGTTGCAAAGCGCAACATTGCAAAGCTCAACGTTGCAAAGTCCAAGGAACGCATTCATGACCAAAAACAAGTGCTACCACAAAACATACAGGGACTTCTCCGTACACATAAATCCCTACATCTGTGCTTGGAATGTGGCGAACGATTTAAGTCGATGTTTACATATCTGAAACATCACAGCAATCACACGCATTCCAAAGAAAACTATCTGAGCTGCCAATACTGCGCCCAAAAGTTTCAGTTTGAAGCGGATCGTCAAAACCACCTAATGTGTCATACCAAACTGGAAGCTTTCACGTGTTGCGTCTGCAATTTTAAGGTCTACTCTGCTGGTCAGTATTTCAATCATTTGGACATACATCGTTTACCGAATATCTATTACAAGTGTAAGATTTGTACGTTGAGATTCTCCAGTTGCAAGCAACTCGATGCGCATTTGCTGGCCATTCATCCACTACAAAATGTGATCAACAAAAATCTTGCTCGCACTGTGTACATTTGCTTTCACTGTGGTTGGATCGAGAAAACGTGGGGTGGCTTGACG CTTCACATGCGCCAACATTCGGGTCCCTTTCAATGTCAGTACTGCTCGAGCACACTGGATGACAGCGAAAAGTTTGCCAAGCACGCATCAACCGTTCACAATGATCGAGGCGAACTGACCTACTATCGGTGTACGAATGCGTCCTGTACGAAGGAATTTGTCTCATTACGGAAACTACAAATGCACGAATCTGACTGCTTACCGCAAGGTGGTGAGTACCAGTGtgaaatttgtttacaaaactACCGCGAATTGGATCACTTAGCTAGCCACATCCGACTGCACGAGATTCTGTCCAACGAGGCGCAAAACAAATCGTGTACGGAATGTCGATTTGAAACCATCAGCCCAGCTGCCTATGCACAGCACATGGTCGAAATCCATGGCTTCCGGGATACGGTTGCTGCGCTGGAGAAGTATTATCTGCGAGCCTCGAATATGTTGGATTTACCCTATGGCGGCGTGGCAGCCGCTAGTATGAAGGCTGCTTCCGATAAGAATAAGAAGCAGAAAAAGTAG